The following proteins are co-located in the Myxococcales bacterium genome:
- a CDS encoding RNA methyltransferase, whose amino-acid sequence MTAIPTTKQSATSKSFIKRGRAERGVTVTQHPPIMERIAVVLVRPGGDANVGQTARAMKNFGLRRLLLVNPQYTETELCKQYATSAYDIVERAERFDDLEQALAGFHYVIGTTRRIGKFRERFCTSRALADWLLPQLAGDRRAAIVFGNETSGLSKPELDLCNQLVEIATDPGHRSLNLAQAVVILAYELFSRAADVSPQIDKHHPASHDQLQRLYEHMRRIYLEVGFIDRHNPERNMRVLRRLYSRAAPSLREARILHGILADTEWYINHVCKTGERDGYREMAGDGES is encoded by the coding sequence ATGACCGCCATTCCGACGACGAAACAGTCCGCGACCTCGAAGTCGTTCATCAAGCGCGGCCGGGCCGAACGCGGCGTCACGGTCACGCAGCATCCGCCGATCATGGAACGGATCGCCGTCGTGCTGGTCCGGCCGGGCGGCGACGCCAATGTCGGCCAGACGGCGCGGGCGATGAAAAATTTCGGCCTGCGCCGATTGCTGCTGGTCAATCCGCAATACACCGAAACGGAGCTTTGCAAGCAGTACGCGACGAGTGCCTACGACATCGTCGAACGGGCGGAACGCTTCGACGACCTGGAACAGGCGCTCGCCGGTTTTCACTACGTCATCGGCACGACCCGCCGGATCGGCAAGTTTCGCGAGCGTTTCTGCACCTCGCGCGCCCTGGCCGACTGGCTGCTGCCGCAACTGGCGGGCGATCGGCGCGCGGCCATCGTATTCGGCAACGAGACCAGCGGGCTGTCCAAGCCGGAGCTGGACTTGTGCAATCAACTGGTCGAGATCGCCACCGACCCCGGCCATCGCAGCCTAAACCTGGCGCAGGCGGTGGTGATTCTCGCCTACGAGCTGTTCAGCCGTGCCGCCGACGTGTCGCCGCAGATCGACAAGCATCATCCGGCCTCGCACGATCAACTGCAGCGCCTGTACGAACACATGCGCCGGATCTACCTCGAGGTCGGCTTCATCGATCGCCACAATCCGGAGCGCAACATGCGCGTCCTGCGGCGCCTTTATTCGCGCGCCGCCCCGTCGCTGCGCGAGGCGCGCATTTTGCACGGGATTCTCGCCGACACGGAGTGGTATATTAATCATGTCTGCAAAACCGGAGAGCGCGATGGCTACCGCGAAATGGCTGGGGACGGCGAGTCTTGA